A window of Primulina huaijiensis isolate GDHJ02 chromosome 9, ASM1229523v2, whole genome shotgun sequence contains these coding sequences:
- the LOC140984000 gene encoding uncharacterized protein produces the protein MEVDGMRRSEAVISFGPEDLKGVNLPHNDALMDLQGYHLETVETALFGFAGHVVYPEGEIVLPLTLGSQDLKKTVMTTFTVVDSPSSYNIILGRPAMNELKAVASTYHQKIKFPVGSRVGEVRGDQPSSRKCYVETVRVDQSKAKKAGKKA, from the exons ATGGAGGTAGATGGAATGAGAAGGAGTGAAGCGGTCATCAGTTTTGGCCCAGAGGATTTGAAGGGGGTGAACctaccccacaatgatgccctg atggatttgcagggTTACCATTTGGAAACCGTGGAAACTGCCCTCTTTGGTtttgctggccatgtggtcTACCCGGAAGGGGAAATCGTCCTACCATTAACCCTGGGTTCCCAGGATCTCAAGAAGACGGTGATGACTACTTTTACTGTGGTAGACTCCCcttcatcatataatatcattttgggGAGGCCagctatgaatgaattaaaagccGTAGCATCTACCTATCACCAAAAGATTAAGTTCCCGGTTGGTAGTAGAGTGGGTGAAGTCCGGGGAGACCAACCTTCCTCCCGGAAATGTTATGTAGAAACTGTCCGGGTAGATCAGAGCAAAGCAAAGAAGGCTGGGAAGAAGGCCTGA